In Mytilus edulis chromosome 6, xbMytEdul2.2, whole genome shotgun sequence, the following proteins share a genomic window:
- the LOC139526668 gene encoding uncharacterized protein: protein MCVMNNDVKLVKKLIKKGADVNLVARGDQHENYENSVPPIFYAANNRNADIVKLLINAGVDINRFQGLPQCINLQKPDDLRAIIGPNRPQAFGFVRHSGSPQMFLKVLEQFLNAGVKLNTTSWGPCLFLGRGKVYEANRQTTLHISSPWFICTEAILLLQHGVDPNLYSFGDILRQCGEHCMFSRQEDYCIDDKIFLATFVSSGYDLTVSDMNCFKNDYFQIETDYHLLKGFGRPPSLKHLARTQIRKHIRFVNMDTFVFPIIDELKLPTILKDFLKLFDVSHADISAIVCYDPGR, encoded by the exons aTGTGTGTGAT GAATAATGATGTTAAACttgttaaaaaattaataaagaaagGTGCAGATGTTAATTTAGTTGCCAGGGGAGATCAACATGAAAATTACGAAAACAGTGTTCCACCCATATTCTATGCTGCAAATAATAGAAATGCTGACATTGTTAAACTTCTGATAAACGCAG GTGTGGACATTAACAGATTTCAAGGACTTCCACAGTGTATAAATTTACAGAAACCAGATGACCTACGTGCAATCATTGGTCCAAATAGGCCTCAGGCTTTTGGATTCGTAAGACATTCTGGTAGTcctcaaatgtttttgaaagtaCTTGAGCAGTTTTTAAATGCTGGGGTTAAACTAAACACTACATCTTGGGGACCATGTCTTTTTTTAGG GAGAGGTAAGGTTTATGAGGCAAATCGTCAAACGACATTACACATATCCAGTCCGTGGTTTATTTGTACTGAAGCAATATTGTTACTACAACATGGAGTGGATCCCAACTTGTATAGTTTTGGAGATATTTTACGTCAATGTGGGGAACACTGTATGTTCTCTCGGCAAGAGGACTACTGTATTGATGACAAAATATTTTTAGCAACATTTGTATCTTCAGGGTATGATTTGACCGTATCTGATATGAATTGCTTTAAAAACGATTACTTTCAAATTGAAACTGACTATCACTTACTTAAAGGTTTTGGAAGGCCGCCCAGTTTAAAGCACCTTGCTCGAACACAAATTCGGAAACACATCAGGTTCGTAAATATGGACACATTTGTATTTCCAATAATCGACGAGTTAAAACTTCCTACGATTCTTAAGGATTTTTTGAAACTATTCGACGTTAGTCATGCCGATATATCGGCAATTGTTTGCTATGATCCCGGTCGATGA